The Henckelia pumila isolate YLH828 unplaced genomic scaffold, ASM3356847v2 CTG_461:::fragment_3, whole genome shotgun sequence genome window below encodes:
- the LOC140871934 gene encoding uncharacterized protein, with protein sequence MAEEENNRTLMDLHRPLVGGYGSSIVRPAVQANTFELKPSIIQMIQMQVRFGGTPSEDPNAHLEQFLSICDTFKFNGVTSDVVRLRLFPFSLQGEAIEWLRDLPEGSITTWNGLVEVFMHKYFPPTKVTQLRNAIMSFRQKDGESLNAAWSRFKKMLRVCPVHDLSIDQQVDTFYYGVDSSVRSMLDAAANGSLYRKTPAAALEIISNMAESNVGWQDSRREKKVGFLEMDALTAITAKLDGLTHQVSQLQANKSAPSKKLNQIQGSTEAVEGSVSGVPFIPDSFYDGPPVFESDSVNYVGNQGRQQFNPYSFSYNPGSLPSDIEKNPKGVNAIIVAEQEKKEDAEVEKSEKEEQSAKQQGENSREKEIFKKLHINIPFAEALAQMPSYAKFLKEILSNKRKLVDFETLKLSEECSAILQNKLPPKLKDPGSFSIPCTIGNSFFRKALCDLGASINLMPYYCFEKLGIGEEEVALDQAVDPPAGAHVHAKSSRGTRRIFSSIFDCLDELRTGMARLQHQPTSQSYSTDIHAPPFDRSALDDLAESASASEEE encoded by the exons ATGGCTGAAGAAGAGAACAACCGCACTCTGATGGACCTTCATCGACCATTAGTTGGAGGATATGGATCCAGCATTGTTCGCCCTGCAGTTCAGGCAAATACTTTTGAGCTCAAACCGTCCATCATCCAGATGATTCAGATGCAAGTCAGATTTGGAGGGACGCCTTCTGAGGATCCGAATGCTCATCTGGAGCAATTTTTGTCAATCTGTGACACCTTCAAATTTAATGGAGTGACTTCTGATGTTGTTCGGCTGAGACTATTTCCTTTTTCACTACAAGGAGAAGCGATAGAGTGGCTTCGGGATTTGCCAGAGGGATCAATTACTACTTGGAATGGTCTGGTTGAAGTTTTCATGCACAAGTATTTTCCACCAACCAAAGTTACACAACTGCGGAATGCAATCATGTCTTTTAGGCAGAAAGATGGAGAATCACTTAATGCTGCATGGTCGAGATTTAAAAAGATGTTAAGAGTATGTCCTGTACACGATCTCTCCATAGACCAACAAGTAGATACTTTCTACTACGGGGTCGACTCATCTGTTCGTTCCATGCTTGATGCAGCTGCCAATGGCAGCCTCTATAGAAAAACTCCTGCAGCAGCACTCGAAATCATCTcaaatatggctgaaagcaatGTTGGTTGGCAAGACAGTAGGAGAGAAAAGAAAGTTGGATTTTTGGAGATGGATGCTCTGACAGCAATTACAGCAAAACTTGATGGACTGACCCATCAAGTATCTCAACTGCAAGCAAATAAATCTGCACCATCTAAGAAATTAAATCAAATCCAGGGAAGCACTGAGGCCGTTGAAGGATCAGTGAGTGGCGTTCCATTCATTCCAGATTCATTTTATGATGGGCCACCAGTTTTTGAAAGTGATTCAGTGAATTATGTGGGGAACCAAGGGCGACAGCAGTTTAATCCATACAGTTTCTCATATAATCCGG GCTCACTTCCTAGTGACATAGAAAAAAATCCAAAAGGCGTCAATGCAATCATAGTAGCTGAACAGGAGAAGAAGGAGGATGCTGAGGTCGAAAAATCTGAAAAGGAGGAACAATCAGCCAAGCAGCAAGGCGAGAACTCGAGGGAGAAAG agatttttaagaagttgCATATTAATATCCCATTTGCAGAAGCTTTGGCTCAAATGCCCTcttatgctaaatttttaaaagaaattttatcaaacaaGAGGAAACTGGTGGATTTTGAGACATTGAAGCTTTCGGAGGAATGCTCTGCAATTTTACAAAACAAATTACctccgaaacttaaggatcctGGTAGCTTCTCTATTCCTTGCACCATAGGAAATTCATTTTTTAGAAAAGCTTTGTGTGATCTTGGTGCAAGCATTAATTTGATGCCATATTATTGTTTTGAGAAGTTAGGAATTGGTGAG GAAGAAGTTGCCCTTGATCAGGCTGTTGATCCTCCCGCCGGTGCACATGTACACGCCAAATCTTCGAGGGGTACTCGTCGCATTTTCTCTTCCATATTTGACTGCTTGGATGAGCTTCGCACCGGTATGGCTCGACTACAGCATCAACCCACTTCCCAGTCCTACTCCACTGACATTCATGCGCCGCCTTTTGATCGCTCTGCCCTAGATGACCTTGCCGAGTCAGCTTCTGCTTCAGAGGAGGAGTAG